One Dreissena polymorpha isolate Duluth1 chromosome 9, UMN_Dpol_1.0, whole genome shotgun sequence genomic window carries:
- the LOC127845351 gene encoding uncharacterized protein LOC127845351 yields the protein MYFMTGPCGRVARVTNVKLLLPKWHSYICRQHQSCWTSIAPLNVHKSQLVISHDTPRIHGIQRHHFSENVKTAKKLVPEYDKDGVSRDCEIIYSRKIFLTGVKRYAFVILASAIGVTFFTVLSYFFGEPSLITVPVINTEITDIVLGYWVVLLFATFKVVSVLLKQDRLSVVRIYKMPVADRYIAVLKEGISSQKNVEFSVKDLEPTNIGRKIINGNAKIHDRLVALYLDDFVNDSYYNMFFKFEDKPVVADSKKIPSEVIKGVAKEIRENDKLTTK from the exons ATGTATTTCATGACAGGACCATGTGGGAGAGTGGCCAGGGTAACCAATGTGAAATTACTTCTTCCCAAGTGGCACTCTTACATCTGCAGGCAACATCAG AGCTGTTGGACAAGTATTGCACCACTTAATGTTCATAAGTCACAACTGGTAATAAGTCATGACACACCTAGAATACATGGGATTCAAAGGCACCATTTTTCTGAGAATGTGAAAACTGCCAAGAAACTGGTGCCTGAGTACGATAAAGACGGAGTCTCCAGAGACTGTGAGATAATCTACAGTCGCAAAATCTTCTTGACTGGAGTTAAGAGATACGCATTTGTTATTCTTGCATCGGCAATTGGCGTTACATTTTTTACAGTTCTGAGCTATTTTTTCGGAGAGCCGAGCCTAATAACAGTGCCTGTAATAAATACAGAAATTACTGACATTGTCCTAGGATATTGGGTTGTGCTCCTTTTTGCTACCTTCAAAGTGGTGTCCGTTCTGCTGAAGCAGGACAGGCTTTCTGTCGTAAGGATATACAAGATGCCAGTGGCTGACCGTTACATAGCTGTACTCAAGGAAGGCATCTCCTCACAGAAAAATGTGGAGTTTAGTGTAAAAGATTTGGAACCAACTAACATTGGTAGAAAAATTATTAATGGAAATGCAAAAATTCACGATCGGCTGGTGGCCTTGTATTTAGATGATTTTGTTAATGACTCCTATTACAATATGTTTTTCAAGTTTGAAGATAAGCCAGTTGTTGCTGACTCTAAGAAGATTCCATCAGAGGTGATAAAAGGTGTTGCCAAGGAAATCAGGGAAAATGATAAATTGACCACTAAATAa